Proteins encoded in a region of the Quercus lobata isolate SW786 chromosome 8, ValleyOak3.0 Primary Assembly, whole genome shotgun sequence genome:
- the LOC115955313 gene encoding uncharacterized protein LOC115955313: MSVEVLDAATIFNFVEDEEAFNVSICDHFANLDTDHDGLLSYAEMLKELQSLRVFETHFGIDMKPDPGELAHVYDSLFMQFDHDSNGTVDLEEFKGETKQMMLAMANGLGFLPVQMVLEEDSFLKKAVDRESIMTRVTTI, translated from the coding sequence atgagtgtAGAAGTCTTGGATGCTGCCACCATCTTCAACTTTGTGGAAGACGAAGAAGCATTTAATGTCTCAATATGTGACCATTTTGCTAACCTCGACACCGACCATGATGGCCTTCTCTCATATGCAGAGATGTTGAAGGAGCTGCAGAGTTTGAGGGTCTTTGAGACCCACTTTGGCATTGATATGAAGCCAGATCCCGGTGAGCTTGCTCATGTATATGACTCCCTATTCATGCAGTTTGATCATGACTCTAATGGGACAGTTGATCTGGAGGAGTTCAAAGGGGAAACCAAGCAAATGATGCTTGCTATGGCTAATGGACTGGGGTTCTTGCCAGTTCAGATGGTCCTTGAAGAGGACAGCTTCCTCAAGAAAGCCGTGGACCGAGAGTCCATAATGACAAGGGTGACCACCATTTAA
- the LOC115958526 gene encoding glycine-rich RNA-binding protein GRP2A-like isoform X2 — translation MNPKALIFLALLFASVLLISSAVATETSNDEEKQESEPVEDAKYGGYGGGYGGGHGGHGGGGRGGYGGGGHGGYGGGHGGYGGGRGGGGHGGRGGGGHGGRGGGGHGGRGGGGPDGN, via the exons ATGAATCCGAAGGCTCTTATATTCTTAGCTCTTCTATTTGCGTCTGTTCTTCTTATCTCCTCAGCCGTGGCTACTGAGACATCTAATGATGAGGAAAAAC AAGAGTCAGAGCCTGTAGAAGACGCAAAGTATGGTGGTTACGGAGGAGGGTATGGCGGTGGACATGGTGGGCATGGTGGTGGTGGACGTGGAGGGTATGGTGGTGGTGGACATGGAGGGTATGGCGGTGGACATGGAGGATATGGAGGAGGCCGTGGTGGAGGAGGCCATGGAGGCCGTGGTGGAGGAGGCCATGGAGGCCGTGGTGGAGGAGGCCACGGAGGCCGTGGAGGTGGCGGCCCAGATGGAAACTGA
- the LOC115958526 gene encoding cold and drought-regulated protein CORA-like isoform X1: MNPKALIFLALLFASVLLISSAVATETSNDEEKPAEESEPVEDAKYGGYGGGYGGGHGGHGGGGRGGYGGGGHGGYGGGHGGYGGGRGGGGHGGRGGGGHGGRGGGGHGGRGGGGPDGN; the protein is encoded by the exons ATGAATCCGAAGGCTCTTATATTCTTAGCTCTTCTATTTGCGTCTGTTCTTCTTATCTCCTCAGCCGTGGCTACTGAGACATCTAATGATGAGGAAAAAC CTGCAGAAGAGTCAGAGCCTGTAGAAGACGCAAAGTATGGTGGTTACGGAGGAGGGTATGGCGGTGGACATGGTGGGCATGGTGGTGGTGGACGTGGAGGGTATGGTGGTGGTGGACATGGAGGGTATGGCGGTGGACATGGAGGATATGGAGGAGGCCGTGGTGGAGGAGGCCATGGAGGCCGTGGTGGAGGAGGCCATGGAGGCCGTGGTGGAGGAGGCCACGGAGGCCGTGGAGGTGGCGGCCCAGATGGAAACTGA